In one window of Escherichia coli DSM 30083 = JCM 1649 = ATCC 11775 DNA:
- the lysB gene encoding Rz-like lysis system protein LysB (The gene for this Rz-like phage lysis system protein may overlap extensively with the gene for the other spanin subunit, the Rz1-like protein in the outer membrane.), which yields MSKLMIVLVVLLSLAVAGLFLVKHKNASLRASLDRANNVASEQQTTITMLKNQLHVALTRADKNELAQVALRQELENAAKREAQREKTITRLLNENEDFRRWYGADLPDAVRRLHQRPACTDASDCRQRLPESEPLPDAGQ from the coding sequence ATTGTGCTGGTCGTGTTGTTATCGCTGGCGGTGGCCGGTCTGTTTCTGGTGAAACATAAAAATGCCAGCCTGCGCGCCTCGCTGGACAGGGCGAACAACGTCGCCAGTGAACAGCAGACGACCATCACCATGCTGAAAAACCAGCTTCATGTTGCCCTTACCAGGGCAGACAAAAACGAGCTGGCGCAGGTGGCACTGCGTCAGGAACTGGAGAACGCCGCGAAACGTGAAGCACAGCGCGAGAAAACCATCACGAGGTTACTTAATGAAAACGAGGATTTTCGCCGCTGGTATGGCGCTGACCTGCCTGATGCTGTGCGCCGGTTGCACCAGCGTCCGGCCTGCACTGACGCCAGTGATTGTCGCCAACGCCTGCCCGAAAGTGAGCCTTTGCCCGATGCCGGGCAGTGA